A single window of Gossypium hirsutum isolate 1008001.06 chromosome A10, Gossypium_hirsutum_v2.1, whole genome shotgun sequence DNA harbors:
- the LOC107897504 gene encoding uncharacterized protein At5g64816: MVEVWWSLLGAAIPAVIAGQAFRMKKRHAEDQKIKSARGREKTADDVFVCERVCTSKRMLKKVGAFSKDPIRDTCVTVCGVSELDACSDACARTVCVNQHQVPNWNDICLRRCQSECLRLSASNS; this comes from the coding sequence ATGGTAGAAGTTTGGTGGTCCCTTCTTGGGGCTGCCATCCCTGCAGTTATCGCAGGGCAAGCTTTTAGAATGAAGAAAAGGCATGCCGAAGATCAGAAAATTAAGAGTGCCAGAGGAAGGGAGAAGACTGCAGATGATGTTTTTGTCTGTGAGAGAGTCTGCACTTCAAAGAGAATGCTGAAAAAGGTTGGGGCATTTTCAAAAGATCCAATTCGTGACACTTGTGTAACTGTCTGTGGTGTGTCTGAGCTCGATGCATGCTCCGATGCTTGTGCTCGTACTGTTTGCGTCAACCAACATCAGGTACCCAACTGGAATGACATTTGCCTTCGAAGGTGTCAGAGTGAATGCCTTAGACTTTCTGCTTCAAATTCTTAG
- the LOC107896123 gene encoding uncharacterized protein has translation MNKSRRCFTLSLHFIVLSHQILWVVGETVQNQIKNEDKPSFFQVVSNTFSLLKKSHKNSLEKIKTIVHDFRLQFTSSKPDEEAMKANFETNKEKVQETEKSTEKTLQNTAEKVEDKKESRDEL, from the exons ATGAACAAATCTAGAAGATGCTTCACATTATCTCTTCACTTCATCGTTCTCTCGCATCAGATCCTATGGGTAGTTGGTGAAACTGTGCAGAACCAGATCAAAAATGAAGACAAACCTTCTTTCTTCCAGGTTGTTTCAAACACCTTTTCTTTGTTGAAGaaatctcataaaaattcttTGGAAAAAATCAAAACCATTGTCCATGATTTCCGCTTGCAGTTTACTTCATCTAAGCCAGA TGAAGAAGCAATGAAGGCAAACtttgaaacaaataaagaaaaagttcaagaaactgaGAAATCTACAGAAAAAACTCTGCAAAATACTGCTGAGAAGGTTGAAGACAAAAAAGAATCCCGTGATGAACTTTAA